CCCGCCGGGCCATGGCCTCGCCCAGCACATTGTGGAACTGGAACACCCTGTTGCACCCTGCCAGGCGCAGGATGTCCGTGGCGTCGGGATTTTCCACCCCGGCAGCGATGATGACCTGCGGCGCGGCTTCACGGGCCGAGAAAACGATGTTGGTGCTGCGGATGTCCGTATCCATGACCACCAGCATGGCGGCCGTATCGGCGTGCAGTTTCTGGTAGGTCTTCACGTCGTCATGGTCACCGGCAGCCACTTCGTAGCCCTGGTCAAGCAGATCGAGGCCCGTCTGGGGATCATTGCACAGCAGCACGCGCCGGATGCCGTGGCGTGCCAGATCGTCCGCCAGATTGAGGGTGATGGGCCCGCTCCCAACGATCAGCACATGCCCCCTGATCCCGGCAGGCAGGCGGCGCGGCACCATGTCCTTTTTCTGGCTTTCCAGCCACGGCATGTAAAAATGCTGGATAAAGGTGAAAGGCATCATGATCAGGAAAAAGATCACGCCCGACATCAGCACGATGATGGAAAAGATACGCCCCGGGTCCGAGGAAAACGTGATATCGCCGAAACCGAGCGTGGACATGACCGTCAGCGTCCAGTAGACCCCGGTGATCCAGGAATGCTCCTTCCCTTCATACTCCATGAGCCAGTGGAAAATAACGCTGTAGGCGGCGATCATGACGCACAGGGTGATGAAAAAGCGCCGCAGCACGATTATATTGTGCTTTGCACCACGCTCATGCAGAAAGGTCATGATCTGGGAGGGTAGATACTTCATGCGCACCAGTCTGTTGCTGAAACAAGGTATTTTTTGAAGATACCAAAACAGTCAGGCTACGCAAGCATCTCTTTGTGCTCCTGCCCGGGCAGGAGCCAGGCTGCCGGGAGGGAAGCCGGGGCCTCAGCCACGGCACGGGAAGTATCCGGGCAGGTGAGGCCCGTCCGTGTCACCGCTCTCCATGCGCTTCTGAACGTCCGTACAGCCTTCCCGCCACCGGCGGGCGTTGCGTAAAAACGGCTCCTTGCTGCTGCCCGTGAGTCCGGGGACAGCGCCATCACAAAAAAGGACGCCCTGGGGCGTCCTTGTCTGCCGTCTTAATTTTCTTCCGAAAGGCGACGGAAGCTTTTTTTTGCCGCGCCACAGACCGGGCAGCGCCAGTCATCGGGCAGGTCCTCGAATTTGGTACCGGCAGGGATCTTGTGGCGTTTGTCGCCACGATCCGGGTCGTAGACATAACCGCAATTCACCATCTGGCAACGCCACATGTCCCGAGCTTCAGCCATAAGGATCTCCTTTGAAAAGATCGGGACGGAAAAAGATCCGTCCCGAAGAAAACGTGTGCTTACTTCAAGCCCTTGGCAGCGCAGGCATCACAAATCCCGTCAAATTCCACACGGGAATCGACAACGGAATAAAAGCCTTCCACCTGCATGCCTGCCACAGAGGGTACCGGCAGGGGTTGCATGACATCGCCTATGCGTCCGCAGTGGATGCAGCGCACATGCTGATGCCAGGAGATATCACCATCGAATCGTTTGGTCGTCCCGGCAGCTTCAAGCCGGCGTATCTCACCGGTATCCGCCAGGAAGTCAAGGTTGCGGTATACCGTGCCAAGGCTGATGCGGGGCAGACGTTCGCGGACGATGCTGTACAGCTCATCCGCTGTGGGGTGGGTTTTGACTTTTCTCAGTTCTTCAAGGATGACAGCACGTTGCCTAGTCATTCTGGTTTGTGGTTGGGCCATAAGCGAACTCCAGTATTTAATAAAAATTACTATTTAAAGCGGCTGTTGTCAAGTTATGGCATCAAAGAAAAAACTTTTAGTGTATATTTTCCGGCCAAACCAGCAAAATGGCCAGATCCATGACATTGGTCCGTGTGGGGCCGGTACGCAGCAGGGCGCCGCAGTGATGCAGGATCGCGTAGCTGTCGTTTTCTTCCAGAGCACGGCGCGCCTGCTCCAGCCCCGCAACGGCCAGGTTGCCGGCCCAGGCACAGCCTCCGGCGGCATCCGTGGGCCCATCCGTACCATCCGTACCGGCGAACAGGGCGCAGATATGCGGGCAGTCCTGCAGGGCCAGGCTGGCCGCCAGCGCCATTTCCTGATTGCGTCCCCCCCTGCCCCGGCCGCGAAGCGTCACGGTTGTCTCGCCTCCGGCCAGCAGGCAGACAGGCTGTGCGTCCGCGGCCAGCTCCGCCGCCATCTGCCGGGCCTGTGTCACCAGCAGGGCCGCCTGCTCCCGGGCTTCTCCCACCATCCTGTCCGTCAGGATGACAGGACGAAAGCCGTGCGATCTGGCCTGCTCCGCCGCTGCGTCAAGGGCCTGCCGGTTGGTGGCGACCAGCGTGTTCTGCACATGCCGGAACAGGGCATCTCCCGGTTTGGGCGTCTCCGCCTCCTGATGCAGCTGGCCCTGCCGGAGATGGTGCAGGACAGCGGGCGGCATGGCCGATCCCAGCCCGTAGCGGGCGAGGATGTCCATGCAGTCTGCGAACGTCGAAACATCCGGCGCTGTGGGGCCTGAGGCGATGACATCCAGGGCGTCCCCGACCACATCGGAAACGATCACACTCACCACCCCGGCAGGGGCTGCTGTCCTGGCCAGCTGCCCCCCGCTGAAACGGGACAGATGCTTCCTGACGGCATTGAGTTCCGTAATGGTCGCGCCGCTGCGCAGCAGCAGCTCCGTCACCTGCTGCATGTCTTCCAGAGTGACCCCGCTCACCGGGGCCGGTGTCAGGGCACTGGCCCCGCCTGTGAGCAGGCAAAGGACAAGATCATCTGCCGCCGCCCCGGCGGCCAGTTCCAGCAAGGCCCGTGTGGCCGCCGCACCTGCGGCATCCGGGACAGGATGGGCGGCCTCCACCTGGGCGATCTGCTGCAAGGGCAGACCGTGACCGTACTTGACCACCAGCATCCCGGTATCGATACGGTCCCCCAGCAGCTCTTCCACGGCAGCGCCCATGGGCGCGACCCCCTTGCCGGCTCCCAGCACCAGCAAACGCCCCCGGCGCGGCAGTTTCCAGCTTTGCCCGTCCACCAGCAGTTGCCCGTCTTCCAGGCAGACATGGCGCATCAGGGCCGCATCGGGAGCCACGGCCCGCACCCCGGCATCGAAGATAGAATACAGCACGGCCTTGCGGGCTTCCAGTTCCATCACGATCTCTCCTGAAACGAAAAGGCCCACGGCAGCATGGTTTCCGTGGGCCCGGGACGATAAGGGCTATTCCTTTCCGGCAAGGTAGGGGCCATCCCCCTGGCAGGGACGACACAGATCCCCCAGCACTGCCGGATACCATTCCCCGCAGCGGGGGCAGCGGCGCACCACGCCTTTTCCCTTCTTCACCAAAAAATCAGGATGGATGCGGATGGGCGCGGCCTGGAGCAGGTCCATGCCCGCAGCACGGATCTCCTCTCGCAGCAATTCCGGCTCCTGCTCACGCTTGGGCTTTTCCTTGAGGAACCAGGCCCGCACATGCGGGTAGGCATCCAGCGCGTCCACATTAAGGCGGACGCGCGTCCCCTCTCCCGTATACTTGTCATACAGAGAAAGCGCATAGATACCAAAATGATAGACTTTCAGCCAGCCGTTGCCCACCGTGCAGGGGGTCAGCAGCTGGATGGCATCCGGGAGACACTGGACCGTTTCCGAAACGGCGTCGTACAGGATGCCTTCCGGCAGGGTACGCCGTGCCATTTCCACCATATATCCGCCGATGATGACCCCAGGGGCCACATGGCCATGAAAATCCTTTACCACGGCCACAAAGGCGTCGTGATCCCATTTTCCGATCCGCATGCATGTCTCCATTGAAAATCCTGCGGCTCTCCCGCACATCGCCCGAACATCCGCGGGCCCCTCTCCGGCCTTCCGGGAGGGCCGAAACCCAAAAGCCATCCGGCACAGAGACCGCCTGGCAGGCAGCCTGTCGTGCCGGCAGGCCCATTTTAGACGATACCCGCTCGCTGCAGCTCTGTAAACCGCAAGGATCGGGGAATCTGGCGGAAAGGGCGCAGCCCACAGCCCCAGTCTCCGGGGCTGTCCGGGCTCCAGAAAAAACTGCCCCGCAGAATCACTTCCTGCGGGGCAGAAAACAGACAGTGACTTACTTTCCTTCGGCTCCGCCACCCTGGGGAGGCATATGGCACGGACGGCAGCCGGGTCCCAGCATGGTCGTATGGCAGCCATAGCAGGAACGTTCGGAACTCTTGGTATGATACGCCCAGAACAGGCTCTGGGGATCACGCTCCCGCGTCCCCTTCAGGGAGTGGCATTCTTCGCTTGCCCCGCAGGACACATAGGCATCCTTGGCGTCAGAGGGCGCCGCGTGGTGACAGACGTCACACTCCACGCTTTCATGGCTGGCGTGATTGAACTTCACCCACATTTTTTTGTGTTCCGAGCTCTTGAGCTCGATGGGCTTGTCCGGAGCCTTGACGTCGCCGGCCACGGCCCAGGTGGCCGCACCGCCGATCAACGACAGCATACATATCGCAATGAGCGCTCGTTTCATGCGTTACCTCGTATTGACCGCTGGCCGCAAGGCAGCCACGGCAGCTCTAAAACGTGTTCCAGAAGGCGGGATGGAGCGGCTGCAGACCCTTTTGGGCCGCGACCATGTCCATATGGAGCATCCCCAGTGCCAGAGCGTCCAGATCGGGAGCGGTGTCGCGCTCGCGCAGATCCACCGTCGGGCAGTAGGTCTTGCAGCGGGTGCACCAGTCAAGGCGTTCGCCCAGGGCATTCCCTGCTTCTTTCAGGATCTCCATGACGCCTGCCCCTTCTTCACCGCAGAAGGGGCAGGCCCCGCGGCGGAAGGTCCAGTCCGTACCGCACAGCGAGCAGTGGAGGTGCTTCTTGCCGCCACCACCCGCCAGGAACGCGTTTTTTTCATCAAAAACAGGCCGGTCCAGATACGCTATGGAAGGCCCGGATCCGCAGACGGGGCAATATCCCTGCCGCCAGGTACCTTCCACGTTCCAGGGAGCCTCCTTTCCGTCCCCATGCGGCGACAGCTCCACCAGAGCCCGCAGGACGGGCCCCAGCATGAAGCTGAACGCAAACAGCAGCACCTGTACGGGAACATCCAGATGCGCCGCGGTCTTTTCCACACTCTCGGCCGTCTCATTGAGCACGGCCTCAGCCAGAGCCACCGGGGCCTCCGGGCCCTGCGCGGCGTCCACGAAGAAGGCCCGCAGCTTCGCTTCGTGCGGCCTGATGATCTCCTGGGCCGCAAGCAGCGGGATCATGGCCTCGGCCGCAGCCCTGAGGGCTGTCCCGATTCCGGCAAGCGGCACCTCCGCCAGCAGCGGATAGCCCTGGGCGGCCCGTTCACGCTGCATCGCAGGCAGACGGACGCCGGCGGCTTCCAGCAGGGGCTTGAGCTGTGCGGGCAACGCGGCCCGGGCAGCCAGCAGCGGGGCAAAGGCTTGCAGGACAGGGGACAGGACAGGACGGCGGGCAAGGATACCGCTGACGGTTTCTTCCACGCTTTGGCAGGATACGGCCATGGATACTCCGGCTATCGAAGCCCGCGGGCTTCGGAGAGAGGGTGGGAACAGGGAGAAGGCGACGACAGTTAGCCGAAGGTCGCGTATTCGTAATAAAACTCGGCTTCCTCCGCAAGCAGGTAGATCACGCTGACTTCGTCAGGATCTGCCAGGAATGCCTTGGGATGGGTCTTTTTGACGACCTCTAGCCGTTTTTTGGCAAGGGCCAGGATCTCGTCCCGCTCGCCAAAGACCATGGCCCCGGTGGGGCAGGTCTTGACACAGGCAGGCAACATCCCGGCTGCGATGCGGTCGGAACACATGTCGCACTTGGCAAGGGTCTTTTTGACCTTGTCATACCTGGGGATATTGTACGGACAGGCATGGATGACGTCTGCCATGTCCTGTTCACTGAGCTTCCGGATCTTGTCGGTCACCAGCACGGCGCCGGTCTTGGGATCCTTGATCATGGCGCCGGGCACGGCCATGTCGGCCACATCCACGCAGATGGGCGTGACACAGTGACGGCACTGGTCCGGGAAGAAGTTCCAGACCACATTGCCCTGCTTGTCCAGATGCTCATGGAAACGAACGATCTTGTAGTTGTTGGGGTTCAGATCCGGCGGATTCTGATGGCTCCCCCGCTGCTTGGTCTCGTTGGCGGGCAGATCGTGCCATTCCTTGCAGGCAAGCTGACAGCCGCGGCATGCCGTGCAGCGTGTGGTATCTACTAAAAATGCTTTCGGCATATCTTTGCTCCTTGGGGGGCGTGCCCCGAAGGGCACGCCCGGTGCTGGTTAAGCAATTTCCGTCAACTTGTCCGCCTTGCGGATGTTCACACAACAGGCCTTCGCTTCGGGGATGGTCGTGTTGGGGTCACAGGCCACAATGGTCAGACGGTTGGTGGAGTCGCCGCATTTCGGCGTCGTCCAGCCATAAGCAAAGGGCATACCGATCAGATGGACAGTCTTGCCCATGACCTTGAACGGACGGATGCGGACCGTCACCATGGCAATGGCTTCCACCTTGCCGCGGGCGCTTTCCACGATCACGCCGTCACCGTTGGCGATGCCCTTTTCCTTGGCCAGCTCGGGGCTCATTTCCACATAGAGCTGGGGCTCGGCTTCAAGCAGGTTGGGCACATTGCGGGTCTCACCGCCGCCACACCAGTGTTCCGTCATGCTGTAGGTCGTCAGCACGATGGGATACTTGGGATCGGCCGCCTTGGCCAGTTTGTCCATATCACTGGTATGGAACTTGTAGACCGGGCTGCTCAGCTGCTTGGAGAAGGGATGCTGCGCCACGGGCGTTTCCGCCGGTTCGTAATGCTCGGGGAACGGGCCGTCCAGACGGCCGGGGCCGTACAACTGGGCATAGCCGTCTGTTGTCATGATATAGGCCAGCTTGCCGTTCTTGGTATCGGCCTGCGGTGCCCAGGGACCGTCCGGCACGTCGCCCACCCATTTCTTGCCGTCCCATTCGATGACGGCCTTCTTGGGATTGTAGGGCTTGCCGTTGAGGTCCACGGAGGCACGGTTGTACAGGATGCGCCGGTTGACCGGCCAGCACCACGACCAGTTGGGATACAGGCCGATGGCGGCCTGCATGGGCGTCTGGGTCGGGTCGCGCCGCTTGGACTTGTTGCCTTCTTCCTCCGTATAGCTGCCGGTGTACAGCCAGTTGAGGGACGAGGTGGTGCCGTCGGCCTGCAAATTGCCGAAGGCCGGGACCAGGTCGCCCTTTTTGTACAGACGGTTGCCGATCTTGGTATCGGCCCAGAAGAAGCCGTTGATGCGGCGGGTCCATTCCTCGGGATCGTACTTTTCGGGCCAGTTCATCTTCAGCAGGGCTTCGGGCAGCTTGCCGCCTTCGGCCTTGTACATTTCACGCAGCTTGTTGATCAGCGGCACGAACATGTCAGCGAAGTTGCGGGCCTCGCCCGCCGGTTCCACGGCCTTGTCAAACCACAGCAGCCAGCGGCCGCTGTTGCTGATGGTACCGGCCTTTTCCACGCGATGGGCCGACGGCAGCAGGAAGACTTCGGTCTTCATCTTCTTGGGGTCGACGCCGGGACGGTGCCAGTTGTCCGTGGTTTCGGAATTGTGCAGCTCGGCGCAGACCATCCAGTCCAGATTGTCCAGGGCCTTGCGCATCTTGTTGGTGTTGGGGAAACTGTTCATGGGGTTGACGCCGAAGACAAAACCACCCTTGATCTTGCCGTGGTACATCTTGTCCATGACATACATGTACGAATAGTCCGCTCCAGGCTCGCCCTTGGGCAGCAGGCCGTAGCAGAAGTCGTTTTCCGGCTTTGCCTCTTCACCGAACCAGCCCTTGAGCAGGCTGGCGAAGTACTTGGGCCGGTTGCCCCACCAGTTGGCACTGTTGGGGATCTTGGTGACCGGGGTATTGGCCTTGTTGAACTGGGCCAGGGTCTGCCAGGGCGCCAGCGGCAGGCCGATATACCCGGGCAGCACATGGTACAGCAGGGCATGGTCCGTGGAGCCCTGCACATTGGGCTCGCCACGCAGGGCGTTGATGCCGCCACCGGCCACACCGATATTGCCCAGCAGCAGCTGCACCAGCGTGGAGCAGCGGATGTTCTGCACGCCCACGGTATGCTGGGTCCAGCCCAGTGCGTACAGGATGGTGCCGGCCTTGTCGGGCTTGCCCGTGGCACTGAACTGCTTGTAGACCTTGAGCAGGTTTTCTTCGGAAACACCCGTGATGTCGGAGACGTTCTTCAGGGTGTACCGCGAGTAATGCTTCTTCATCAGGTTGAAGACGCAGCGCTCGTGCTTCAGCGTGGCGTCACGCAGCGGGGCGCCGTCCGGGCCCTTTTCGAAGCCCCACTTGCTCTGGTCATACTTGCGCGCCTTGGCGTCATAGCCGCTGAAAAGGCCGTCCTTGAAGTCATAGCCCTTGCCGACGATGAACGAGGCGTTGGTATAATTGATAACGTAATCGTGGAAATAGCTGTTCGATTCCAGGATGTAATTGACCATACCGCCCAGGAACGCGATATCCGTACCGGAGCGCAGCGGCACATGATAATCGCAACGGGCGGACGTGCGGGAGAACTTGGGGTCGACGTGGATAAGCGCCGCGCCGTTGTCCTTGGCCCGCATGATCCATTTGAACGAAACAGGATGATGTTCAGCGGCATTGCTGCCGATAATAAGAACCACGTCGGCATTCTTGATGTCGATCCAGTGGTTGGTCATAGCACCGCGTCCGAACGACTCTGCCAGAGCCGCAACAGTGGGGCTGTGTCAGACCCGTGCCTGGTGGTCCAATTGGACAACACCCAGGCCGCGCATGGCTTGATGGATAACGGCGCATTCCTCGTTGGAGGCGTGCGAGGTGCCCATCATGAAAATGCTTTCCAGACGGTTGACCGTCTGGCCCTTGCTGTTTTTGAGGATCAGATCCTTGTCACGCGTATCCTTCACGCGACGGGCGATCTTTTCCAGCATCCATCCCCAGTCCTTTTCTTCCCACTTTTCACTGTAGGGCGCCCGGTACAAGGGCTTGGTGAGGCGATGCGGATTCGTGTACATGGAGAACAGGGCGGCACCCTTGGCGCACAGGGAACCTTCGTTGACGGGGAAATCGGGATCCCCCTCTGTGCTGACGAGCTTGCCGTCGCGCACATAAGCGATGACCTGACAGCAGACGGCGCAGAACGGACAGATCGTGATGACTTCCTTTGCGCCCTCTATCTTGAGACTCCCGGCATAGGCCTGGGCCTCGCCGAGGTTGAAACCGAACTGGCTGAGCGAGAGGCAGAGGGCACTCACGCCTGCCAGTTTCAGGAATCCCCTTCGTGTGTAGCTCATAGGCTTCCTCTCCTGGGTCAGGATGAAACAGGTATATGCCGAAAGCCGAGCATGCCTGGCGGCTGCGGGGTCCGGCACGTTTTTTCTGTGAAGCGTTCCTGAAACAAAGCACTCCACAAAAAATGTTTTATGAAACCGTAGCACTGAAACAGAAAGTTCGCAAGGGGATACGGCAAATAAACAATCTCCCCCAAAGCGGGACATCCTGCGGCCCGGGACGCCAGCCGCCTTCTTCGGCTCCCCTTGTCGCCGAACGCTGCCGCACAAACAGGCAGTGACCAGAACCGCCCTCTGTGAATAGCCCACCGCCCTGGGCCCTGACCACCAGGACCAGCTGTACTGCCGGATACGCGCGCAAATTGCTGCCAATAGCGCCGCAAACTTATTGATATCCGCGATCAGCAGCGCGATGCCTTCCGCGTCATCGGACAAGTCCTCTGGAGCGGCCGGGAATACTGATAGAAAGCAATTCGCCAGCTGCCAATAAAAGCGCAAAAAACGCGCGAACGTGTGCAAAAATGATGCACGTTCGCGCGTTTTCCTTTTTGAGCCTCTGCGCCCGAAATTCCTTGACCTTCGCGGCCTTACGCTCAGGTGACGGCCTTGGTCCCCGCTGCCAATATTATCGCTCCCCTAGTCAAACTTATTTTAACTTATTCCCGGTCTACGGCGGTATGCAGAGGTATACGGAAAATACGAAAAAAGGGTT
This is a stretch of genomic DNA from Desulfovibrio piger. It encodes these proteins:
- a CDS encoding rubredoxin, with the protein product MAEARDMWRCQMVNCGYVYDPDRGDKRHKIPAGTKFEDLPDDWRCPVCGAAKKSFRRLSEEN
- a CDS encoding Fur family transcriptional regulator, with the translated sequence MAQPQTRMTRQRAVILEELRKVKTHPTADELYSIVRERLPRISLGTVYRNLDFLADTGEIRRLEAAGTTKRFDGDISWHQHVRCIHCGRIGDVMQPLPVPSVAGMQVEGFYSVVDSRVEFDGICDACAAKGLK
- a CDS encoding glycerate kinase type-2 family protein; this encodes MELEARKAVLYSIFDAGVRAVAPDAALMRHVCLEDGQLLVDGQSWKLPRRGRLLVLGAGKGVAPMGAAVEELLGDRIDTGMLVVKYGHGLPLQQIAQVEAAHPVPDAAGAAATRALLELAAGAAADDLVLCLLTGGASALTPAPVSGVTLEDMQQVTELLLRSGATITELNAVRKHLSRFSGGQLARTAAPAGVVSVIVSDVVGDALDVIASGPTAPDVSTFADCMDILARYGLGSAMPPAVLHHLRQGQLHQEAETPKPGDALFRHVQNTLVATNRQALDAAAEQARSHGFRPVILTDRMVGEAREQAALLVTQARQMAAELAADAQPVCLLAGGETTVTLRGRGRGGRNQEMALAASLALQDCPHICALFAGTDGTDGPTDAAGGCAWAGNLAVAGLEQARRALEENDSYAILHHCGALLRTGPTRTNVMDLAILLVWPENIH
- a CDS encoding FmdE family protein, with product MRIGKWDHDAFVAVVKDFHGHVAPGVIIGGYMVEMARRTLPEGILYDAVSETVQCLPDAIQLLTPCTVGNGWLKVYHFGIYALSLYDKYTGEGTRVRLNVDALDAYPHVRAWFLKEKPKREQEPELLREEIRAAGMDLLQAAPIRIHPDFLVKKGKGVVRRCPRCGEWYPAVLGDLCRPCQGDGPYLAGKE
- a CDS encoding cytochrome c3 family protein; protein product: MLSLIGGAATWAVAGDVKAPDKPIELKSSEHKKMWVKFNHASHESVECDVCHHAAPSDAKDAYVSCGASEECHSLKGTRERDPQSLFWAYHTKSSERSCYGCHTTMLGPGCRPCHMPPQGGGAEGK
- a CDS encoding formate dehydrogenase accessory protein FdhE; the protein is MAVSCQSVEETVSGILARRPVLSPVLQAFAPLLAARAALPAQLKPLLEAAGVRLPAMQRERAAQGYPLLAEVPLAGIGTALRAAAEAMIPLLAAQEIIRPHEAKLRAFFVDAAQGPEAPVALAEAVLNETAESVEKTAAHLDVPVQVLLFAFSFMLGPVLRALVELSPHGDGKEAPWNVEGTWRQGYCPVCGSGPSIAYLDRPVFDEKNAFLAGGGGKKHLHCSLCGTDWTFRRGACPFCGEEGAGVMEILKEAGNALGERLDWCTRCKTYCPTVDLRERDTAPDLDALALGMLHMDMVAAQKGLQPLHPAFWNTF
- a CDS encoding 4Fe-4S dicluster domain-containing protein, with amino-acid sequence MPKAFLVDTTRCTACRGCQLACKEWHDLPANETKQRGSHQNPPDLNPNNYKIVRFHEHLDKQGNVVWNFFPDQCRHCVTPICVDVADMAVPGAMIKDPKTGAVLVTDKIRKLSEQDMADVIHACPYNIPRYDKVKKTLAKCDMCSDRIAAGMLPACVKTCPTGAMVFGERDEILALAKKRLEVVKKTHPKAFLADPDEVSVIYLLAEEAEFYYEYATFG
- the fdnG gene encoding formate dehydrogenase-N subunit alpha; translated protein: MSYTRRGFLKLAGVSALCLSLSQFGFNLGEAQAYAGSLKIEGAKEVITICPFCAVCCQVIAYVRDGKLVSTEGDPDFPVNEGSLCAKGAALFSMYTNPHRLTKPLYRAPYSEKWEEKDWGWMLEKIARRVKDTRDKDLILKNSKGQTVNRLESIFMMGTSHASNEECAVIHQAMRGLGVVQLDHQARVUHSPTVAALAESFGRGAMTNHWIDIKNADVVLIIGSNAAEHHPVSFKWIMRAKDNGAALIHVDPKFSRTSARCDYHVPLRSGTDIAFLGGMVNYILESNSYFHDYVINYTNASFIVGKGYDFKDGLFSGYDAKARKYDQSKWGFEKGPDGAPLRDATLKHERCVFNLMKKHYSRYTLKNVSDITGVSEENLLKVYKQFSATGKPDKAGTILYALGWTQHTVGVQNIRCSTLVQLLLGNIGVAGGGINALRGEPNVQGSTDHALLYHVLPGYIGLPLAPWQTLAQFNKANTPVTKIPNSANWWGNRPKYFASLLKGWFGEEAKPENDFCYGLLPKGEPGADYSYMYVMDKMYHGKIKGGFVFGVNPMNSFPNTNKMRKALDNLDWMVCAELHNSETTDNWHRPGVDPKKMKTEVFLLPSAHRVEKAGTISNSGRWLLWFDKAVEPAGEARNFADMFVPLINKLREMYKAEGGKLPEALLKMNWPEKYDPEEWTRRINGFFWADTKIGNRLYKKGDLVPAFGNLQADGTTSSLNWLYTGSYTEEEGNKSKRRDPTQTPMQAAIGLYPNWSWCWPVNRRILYNRASVDLNGKPYNPKKAVIEWDGKKWVGDVPDGPWAPQADTKNGKLAYIMTTDGYAQLYGPGRLDGPFPEHYEPAETPVAQHPFSKQLSSPVYKFHTSDMDKLAKAADPKYPIVLTTYSMTEHWCGGGETRNVPNLLEAEPQLYVEMSPELAKEKGIANGDGVIVESARGKVEAIAMVTVRIRPFKVMGKTVHLIGMPFAYGWTTPKCGDSTNRLTIVACDPNTTIPEAKACCVNIRKADKLTEIA